The following coding sequences are from one Microbulbifer sp. TB1203 window:
- a CDS encoding pre-peptidase C-terminal domain-containing protein — translation MKKHLLGITCSLALMAGAQAADRIPATPDMLSVQGLAATGTDVTLEEVRSRTLANGKTITRYRQVHEGIPVWGQTVTSASGQGLAAEVSGDVLTGLTVEVPSVQPSIKAENALERAMSQAINNRVQQGLVTGALSVPALKLAAKNPRQQLYIHVDDQDRARLAYLVNWVEYGDEPSRPFYFIDALTGEVLEHWEGITHAQEATGPGGNQKTGQYLYGTDYPAMIVDDSCRMDTTNVETVNLNHATSGGSVFQFTCPYNDFKTINGAYSPLNDAHFFGGVVFDMYSDWYGTSPLTQKLRMRVHYSNSYENAFWDGSQMTFGDGASTFYPLVSLDVSAHEVSHGFTEQNSNLQYSGQPGGINESFSDMAGEAAEYYMRGSNDWLVGAEIFKSSGALRYFQDPTQDGSSIGHASDYYSGMDVHYSSGVFNRAFYLIANSSGWDTRQAFDIFVLANQMYWNSGSNFVDAACGVVSATEDLSYDLSAVTSAFDTVGVSTANCGGGGGNPGGGELENGVPETDLFGSTGDEIHYTLEVPAGASNLAFQISGGSGDADLYVRFGSAPTTSTYDCRPYLGGNNETCTISNVQAGTYYVMVRAYSSFSGVSLVGSFDESGGGGGGTGWEETNLSGSQGSWQHFTLEVNSGMSSLNAQMSGGSGDADLYVRYGAQPTTGSYDCRPYSSGNNENCSFSNPAAGTWYISIRAYSAYSGVSLEAQASP, via the coding sequence ATGAAGAAGCATCTATTAGGGATTACCTGCTCACTGGCCCTGATGGCCGGCGCCCAGGCTGCGGATCGTATTCCGGCGACCCCGGATATGCTTTCCGTCCAGGGCCTGGCCGCGACGGGAACGGATGTCACATTGGAGGAAGTGCGCTCCCGCACCCTGGCCAACGGCAAAACCATTACCCGCTATCGCCAGGTCCACGAGGGCATACCGGTGTGGGGGCAGACCGTCACCAGCGCATCGGGCCAGGGGCTGGCCGCGGAAGTCAGCGGCGATGTGCTCACCGGCCTGACTGTCGAGGTGCCCTCCGTGCAGCCCTCGATCAAGGCGGAGAATGCCCTGGAGCGGGCGATGTCACAGGCCATCAACAACCGCGTCCAGCAGGGCCTTGTTACCGGCGCGCTCTCGGTGCCGGCGCTGAAGCTGGCCGCCAAGAACCCGCGCCAGCAACTCTATATCCATGTGGATGACCAGGATCGCGCACGCCTCGCCTACCTGGTCAATTGGGTGGAGTACGGCGATGAGCCATCCCGGCCCTTTTACTTCATCGACGCCCTGACCGGCGAAGTGCTGGAGCACTGGGAGGGCATCACCCACGCCCAGGAGGCCACCGGTCCCGGCGGCAACCAGAAAACCGGCCAGTACCTGTACGGCACCGATTATCCGGCGATGATCGTGGATGACAGCTGCCGTATGGATACCACCAATGTCGAAACCGTGAACCTGAACCACGCCACCAGCGGTGGCAGTGTTTTCCAGTTCACCTGTCCGTATAACGACTTCAAGACCATCAATGGCGCCTACTCGCCGCTGAACGACGCCCATTTCTTCGGCGGCGTGGTCTTCGATATGTACAGCGACTGGTACGGTACCTCACCGCTGACTCAGAAACTGCGCATGCGTGTTCATTACAGTAACAGCTATGAAAACGCTTTCTGGGACGGCAGCCAGATGACCTTCGGCGACGGCGCCAGCACCTTCTATCCGCTGGTCAGCCTGGACGTGTCCGCCCATGAGGTCAGCCACGGCTTTACCGAACAGAATTCCAACCTGCAGTACTCCGGCCAGCCCGGCGGTATCAACGAGTCCTTCTCCGATATGGCCGGTGAGGCCGCCGAGTACTATATGCGCGGCAGCAACGACTGGCTGGTAGGAGCGGAAATCTTCAAGAGCAGCGGCGCACTGCGCTACTTTCAGGATCCGACCCAGGACGGCAGTTCCATCGGCCACGCCTCCGATTACTACAGCGGCATGGACGTGCACTACAGCTCCGGTGTCTTCAACCGGGCCTTCTACCTGATCGCCAACAGCAGCGGCTGGGACACCCGGCAGGCGTTCGATATCTTCGTGCTCGCGAACCAGATGTACTGGAACTCCGGCTCCAATTTTGTCGACGCAGCCTGCGGCGTGGTCTCGGCCACCGAGGACCTGTCCTACGACCTGAGCGCGGTGACCAGCGCTTTTGACACCGTGGGTGTGTCCACTGCCAACTGCGGCGGTGGCGGCGGCAATCCCGGCGGTGGCGAACTGGAGAACGGTGTGCCGGAGACCGACCTATTCGGCAGCACTGGCGATGAGATCCACTACACCCTGGAGGTGCCCGCCGGCGCCAGCAACCTGGCATTCCAGATCTCCGGCGGCAGCGGTGACGCAGACCTGTATGTGCGCTTCGGTTCTGCACCCACCACTTCCACTTACGACTGCCGCCCCTATCTCGGCGGCAACAATGAGACCTGCACCATCTCCAACGTACAGGCCGGCACTTACTATGTCATGGTACGCGCCTACAGCAGCTTCTCCGGCGTAAGCCTGGTGGGCAGCTTCGATGAGAGCGGTGGCGGCGGTGGTGGCACCGGCTGGGAGGAAACCAACCTGTCCGGCAGCCAGGGCTCCTGGCAGCACTTCACCCTGGAAGTGAACTCCGGCATGTCCTCGCTGAATGCGCAGATGTCCGGTGGCAGTGGCGACGCTGACCTGTATGTACGCTACGGCGCACAGCCCACCACCGGCAGCTATGACTGCCGGCCCTACAGCTCGGGCAATAACGAGAACTGCAGCTTCAGCAATCCAGCCGCGGGTACCTGGTACATCAGTATCCGCGCTTACTCCGCCTATTCCGGAGTGAGCCTGGAGGCCCAGGCGAGCCCCTGA
- a CDS encoding AGCS family amino acid carrier protein, with protein sequence MVSLESFNHLLLSLDGILGSAPWFPWVLLGVGLFFTLYLGFPQIRYFRHAVKITQGKYDKPSDPGDTSHFQALATALSGTVGTGNIGGVGLAIFLGGPAALFWMWVTAFLGMTTKFVEVTLSHKYRIKAADGYYAGGPMFYMERRLNMKWLAVLFAIATVISSFGTGSLPQVNNIAQAMYDTFGLNKALTGGILAILLGMVIIGGITRIAKVTSTIVPVMAVFYVIGALAVIIYNYQNIIPSFIEVFSGAFNGSAAAGGFLGASFAYAFNRGVNRGLFSNEAGQGSAPIAHASARADEPVSEGMVSLLEPFIDTIIICTLTGLVILSSGAWTEKYLNQFERADMFVVAGSYSDKNPEDVDQLYNFLRGKESEVQYYSGSVVVADGKALNEGEFTLINARSVAEDVEYRVGEDNYSGVLTVTEGRFANLDVDIWGNSLLHSVALTNRAFQKGFFGEYGSLIVTIGILLFAFSTAIAWSYYGDRSMIYLFGPRAVMPYRLVYVVAFFWAAIEDTTVIWNLSAVTIVIMTLPNLFGISVLAREMKDTVKEYWKDPSHK encoded by the coding sequence GTGGTTAGTTTGGAATCTTTCAATCATCTGCTCTTATCACTGGATGGAATCCTCGGCTCCGCGCCTTGGTTCCCATGGGTGCTTTTGGGCGTCGGCCTTTTCTTTACCCTGTATCTCGGATTTCCCCAGATCCGTTATTTCCGCCACGCGGTTAAAATCACCCAGGGTAAGTATGACAAACCCAGTGATCCCGGCGACACCTCTCACTTCCAGGCCCTGGCCACAGCACTGTCCGGTACTGTTGGCACAGGCAATATCGGCGGTGTGGGACTGGCGATTTTCCTCGGCGGTCCGGCGGCGCTCTTCTGGATGTGGGTCACCGCGTTCCTCGGCATGACCACCAAGTTCGTCGAGGTGACCCTTTCGCATAAATACCGTATCAAAGCGGCGGACGGTTACTACGCGGGCGGCCCCATGTTTTACATGGAGCGCCGGCTGAACATGAAATGGCTGGCGGTACTCTTTGCCATTGCCACGGTGATCAGCTCCTTTGGCACCGGCAGCCTGCCTCAGGTAAACAATATCGCCCAGGCCATGTACGATACCTTTGGCCTGAACAAGGCCCTGACCGGCGGTATCCTGGCGATACTATTGGGCATGGTGATCATCGGTGGTATCACCAGGATTGCCAAAGTCACCTCCACCATCGTACCGGTGATGGCAGTGTTTTATGTGATCGGCGCATTGGCGGTGATCATTTACAACTACCAGAATATCATTCCGTCTTTTATTGAGGTGTTCAGCGGAGCCTTTAACGGCAGTGCCGCGGCGGGTGGCTTCCTCGGTGCCAGCTTTGCCTACGCCTTCAATCGAGGGGTGAACCGCGGTCTCTTTTCCAACGAGGCGGGGCAGGGCTCGGCACCTATCGCCCACGCCTCCGCACGGGCGGATGAGCCGGTGTCCGAAGGCATGGTTTCCCTGCTGGAGCCGTTTATCGACACCATCATCATCTGTACCCTAACGGGGCTGGTGATCCTCTCGTCCGGAGCCTGGACGGAAAAATACCTGAACCAGTTTGAGCGCGCCGACATGTTCGTGGTGGCCGGCTCTTATAGCGACAAAAATCCTGAAGATGTGGACCAGTTGTACAATTTCCTGCGCGGCAAAGAGAGCGAAGTGCAGTATTACAGTGGTTCTGTGGTGGTCGCCGACGGCAAGGCGCTGAACGAAGGGGAATTCACCCTGATCAACGCCCGCTCTGTGGCAGAGGATGTCGAATACCGGGTGGGCGAAGATAATTACAGCGGTGTGCTGACGGTAACGGAAGGCAGGTTCGCCAATCTGGATGTGGATATTTGGGGCAACTCACTGCTGCACTCGGTGGCGCTGACCAACCGCGCCTTCCAGAAGGGTTTCTTCGGTGAGTACGGCAGCCTGATCGTCACCATCGGTATTTTGCTGTTTGCCTTTTCCACCGCCATTGCCTGGTCCTACTACGGCGACCGCTCGATGATCTATCTGTTCGGCCCCAGAGCGGTAATGCCCTACCGGCTGGTGTATGTGGTGGCCTTCTTCTGGGCCGCGATCGAGGACACCACGGTGATCTGGAATCTGTCCGCGGTGACGATTGTAATTATGACGCTGCCAAACCTGTTCGGTATTTCCGTGCTGGCCAGGGAGATGAAGGATACGGTGAAGGAATACTGGAAAGATCCGAGCCACAAATAG